The Toxorhynchites rutilus septentrionalis strain SRP chromosome 1, ASM2978413v1, whole genome shotgun sequence genome contains the following window.
TGGTCCTCGTCTCCGTAAAAATGTCGGTAATATCGGTGCCAGTTTCAGTGGAATATAGTTCGTTCAAAACAAAACTCATACATTCAATGGAAAGGTAATAAACAACATTCGGACACGTGTCAAACACTAACTATCATCAAACTCAGTTTTCAGCACCGCCTGTATCCATTTGTTGAAAGATCCAACTCGAACATATACCCCCGGTAATCCCTCGCTGCCAATTTTAGACTGAAAACACAAACACAAGTCACATATATGCTCCAGTTTTCAATCATCACTCACCTTTGCGAGCGCGTAAGAGTTCAAACCAACCACATGAAATCTCCCACCGAGCGTCGTCACAAGCGGGCCACCCAAATCTCCCGTGCAGTCGTCACCTGTTTCATCCCAGACACAAAACTCTTTTGGACCCAACTCTGCCTGGTGTCTTCGGAACAAAATTTGACAATCCTTCTGTGCCAGGGATGTCACTGAAACAAGCTTACTAGAGGTATTCATTCTCCCGAACTCGTATTTGTccttgaagcacaaatgaacATGAAGCTCGGTGTAGTTAAAGCGATCGTTCGTTGGCAAGCAAACGGGACGAATCTTTTCCGTCGCGTTCACACGCTCTGCCAGTCGAATAACCGCAATATCCTTCCTCTCATGAAGGAACACATTCTTCACCGGTATCGATAACACATCGGATTTTCTTTCGTTCGTCGATCTGCCACCACCTTCGAAAAAAGGCAACGTGGGAAAGTCTCCGAGTCTGATTCCCGTCACCACCCAGAAAGGATATGAATTGTGGATACTAGAAATAGTAGTCAACACATGACGATCATCGATTAGTACTCCCTTGCTGagtgttttcttccggccaccTCCTTTCGGATTCGTGTGCTCCAAAATGGCAATCCACGGAACACTATTCCCAATCCGTTCACCGCATCCCGATGAGGACAGTTTGCGTTGTTTCCGTTTCGCCGTGGTAATCTCCGTTGGCACTTGGGTTGTAGGCAGCTCTGTTGTGGTTATTCCATCGTTCAATTTCCCGTTTTCTCCCGCCGTTGTTGTCGAGGCAGTTTGATTCCCACTCTGCTCCACCGTCGTTACATCCGTAGTGGACCAAATCCTCAAATTAAACTTGCTTCGCACAAAAACCGGAATGTTTGAATCCTCACTGAAAGTATCAGCATCAGTCGTTCCGTTCTCAGCGAAAACCTGGAATGCTGAACACGCAAGTGAAGTCGCCGTGTTGAACAAAATTCTACCCAAAACTTACgactttgtccaaaaaatgcaaGGCTTATGAAAAGCAATAAATTAAACACCTTTCCAGCCATGATCAATCAACTGGAGCGCACAAGAAAACAAAACGGAAAGAGTACCGATCCAAGTTCACGCATAAATTGAACTGATTGTAGAAAAGTAGAACAGTGGGACTGCTGATAGGCTGTCGATGTTGGGTTTAAGTCCTAGTTGGCtaatcaaaatattttcattcatgaaTTCGCTGCAATCTCGAAGTAATCTCGAAttgaagctgagaatttttcacataacattctCGAAactagggaggcgtttttttcgtttttgagtcatgatttttcaaagttaatcaatggtccaaaaaatcatttttttccatttttccactacaaaaaatcataacttttgatctaccgaaccgatttagatgatcgttatatcaaattaaagccaatgagctaatcttgtttgaaaaaaaaattacattctgaatgaaaatagattttgttttcgtaattattgattatatttgttttttatagcttacatcgtttcgggaccaagggcgccatattttattcaattttttcctgaaagctgaggttttcacacaaaatatattcgaataccagagaggtgttatttttcgtttttaagttatgatttttcaaagttaacatgttttcagttttcgttcaatatttctatgtgactagactggatgtatgtgactataatccaattaattggcaagtatgttattttttcaaaaaaagctagctagtaggctttaattcgacatgtcgatcatctgaatcgctccagtagttcaaatgtaatacatttttgacaaaagtcattttggcggtatctggggcggtatctcggtcataacttcacgaatgttgtcattcaaatgttcaagagtttacggagagttggcatagacacggtctttcgcataaccccacaaaataaagtctagcgggttcaaatcacatgatctggacggccaattggcatcaccaaaacgcgaaattatacgtccctcaaatttcgttcgcaatatggccatgttcggtcgtgttgtgtggcacgtggcgccgtcctgctgaaaccacatgtcatccgtatccatatcttcaaattgtggcaaaaaaaatcggttaacatgcggccatagcgctcaccattcacagttaccgtctcgccgtcctcattttcaaagaaatacggcccgataactccaccagaccataatgcgcaccaaacagtgacttttggcggatgtaaTGGCCTTTCAAcgatcacgtgtggattttctgagccccacatacggaaattttgggtgttcacatagccaccgagctcgaaatgtgcctcatcgctgaagtaGATTTGATGCgataattcagcattttgctgctgttgttcgttcacccaatcgacgtatgcccgacgcattctatggtcaccacgctctaatttttgtaccagttggactttatatggatgtaggtgcaagtccaaatgcaaaattcgccac
Protein-coding sequences here:
- the LOC129762511 gene encoding CLIP domain-containing serine protease B4-like yields the protein MAGKVFNLLLFISLAFFGQSPFQVFAENGTTDADTFSEDSNIPVFVRSKFNLRIWSTTDVTTVEQSGNQTASTTTAGENGKLNDGITTTELPTTQVPTEITTAKRKQRKLSSSGCGERIGNSVPWIAILEHTNPKGGGRKKTLSKGVLIDDRHVLTTISSIHNSYPFWVVTGIRLGDFPTLPFFEGGGRSTNERKSDVLSIPVKNVFLHERKDIAVIRLAERVNATEKIRPVCLPTNDRFNYTELHVHLCFKDKYEFGRMNTSSKLVSVTSLAQKDCQILFRRHQAELGPKEFCVWDETGDDCTGDLGGPLVTTLGGRFHVVGLNSYALAKSKIGSEGLPGVYVRVGSFNKWIQAVLKTEFDDS